The window ACGGATGCAAGCCTCGGGAGTTCGGCTGGCCCGTTCGACGCTGACCCATCTCATTCACCGCATGGCCGACTTGTTGCAGCCGATCTACGAGGCGCAGCTTTTCTCGGTGGTCAGCGGCCGTGTCGTAGCGATGGACGAGACACCGATCCGGACCGGCCGCAAACGGAAAGGCACAATGAAGACCGGCTACTTCTGGCCGATCTACGGTGATCGCGACGAAGTGGTGTTTCCATTTTCGGACTCTCGATCCGGCGCGTTCATCAAGAAGTCGCTTGGCGAATTCTGCGGCGTACTGCTCACCGATGGATACCAGGCCTACGAGAAGTACGCGGCTCAGATCAACGGCGTCGTCCACGCCCAGTGCTGGTCGCATACGCGACGGCATTTTCTGAAGGCAGAAAACATCGAGCCCGAGCTGACAGCAAGAGCGCTGGAGCAGATCCGCAGGCTCTACGAAGAAGAAGGCAAGATCAGTGCGCGACAGCTCGACGCGAATAAATGTCTCGAGCTACGAGCCAAGCACTGCAAACCGATCGTCGACGGGTTCTTCGAATGGACAAAGACGACGCTCGAGCAGAATGCGTTGCTGCCGTCGAATCCGTTCACCTCGGCGGCCGGCTATGCGCTGGCCCGCGAAGAGGC is drawn from bacterium and contains these coding sequences:
- a CDS encoding transposase yields the protein RMQASGVRLARSTLTHLIHRMADLLQPIYEAQLFSVVSGRVVAMDETPIRTGRKRKGTMKTGYFWPIYGDRDEVVFPFSDSRSGAFIKKSLGEFCGVLLTDGYQAYEKYAAQINGVVHAQCWSHTRRHFLKAENIEPELTARALEQIRRLYEEEGKISARQLDANKCLELRAKHCKPIVDGFFEWTKTTLEQNALLPSNPFTSAAGYALAREEA